A genomic region of Bernardetia sp. ABR2-2B contains the following coding sequences:
- a CDS encoding two-component regulator propeller domain-containing protein → MKKLQEKLKHSFIFNKFLLKGFFLLLFFCVSLVLNAQKQNKHVPFDPKKQLSQFLIDVWDSEKGLPSGTLLQLIQTKDSYLWIGSYDGLLRFDGNTFDLYTKNTTDVLKTNNVTRLSESKDSTLWIGTQGSGLISYKNGVFKSHGLESEYIEAIHVLDNSDSAYIGTRSSGLFIYDIKKQKFSPILSKELSSESIYDILEYPRGKFWLATRKQGVLTLENNRLLKVESEVENARTLKLYLDKKKTIWAGTYDGVLKYENEKFVRKFPELAEERIHDMRFDPAGNFWIVTRNNIYRHNVLSKEIELLTTETDEAFDDVRSIWLDQEEDLWIPTARHGLCRLRDGKFINYTVREGLAHPAVNSIGAYNKTDVLVGTSNGTIHRINSKQNKVFDYPLKTNLNGNEIFNIRQDSEATVWIVTYDGLLKKEINGNEKLFTTKDGLPTNVLRLTYEDTKGRFWVGTRGEGLVEYKKDKKTGTDIFDKVGLERGFTADFVMSITEDNNGNLLVGTNNGGLAVENGNKFDLFTVENGLPTNLIFNVHCDKQNVVWLATNAGLVRWKNKEAFVFDGSNGLPNETIFDIVEDDKGYLWFSSNRGVLRIKKNDLNSLAEGENIILDWTQYDKNDGMRSEQCKGATQSLFSPEGIIWIPTNNGALHINPNFLPINSRRPPVYVQKVLLDDETLLEPLKVIVKPEQQRIIIDFTALSFRAPEKVKFKYKLEGFDKDWVVAKNNKREAIYTNLPNGKYTFQVIAANNDGVWNNEGASIKVVVKPHIYETPWFIGLVILLVGGSIWGIVAARTKRIKMKAEELEKTVKLRTAELRSTNEELLTQQQVVDERNLIIEKQNNNIISSINYAKRIQVAMLPTPEQVEELLPESFVLFLPRDIVSGDFYWIEKQSEKVIVATVDCTGHGVPGAFMSLIGNDLINKMVEDYSITQPSLILNLLNEEISNILKQRETDNRDGMDMNIWTWNQTSRTVEFAGAKNPLIYIKNGELYEVKADKLSIGGNYYDKEGIKYTNHSIKIDSPTVLYTFSDGYQDQFGGEKNRKFMKGKLKKLLLEIHQRPMEKQHQILKKTFEDWRNEYPQIDDVLVIGAKIDPNI, encoded by the coding sequence GTGAAAAAATTACAAGAGAAATTAAAACATAGTTTTATTTTTAATAAATTTTTATTGAAAGGATTTTTTTTACTCCTGTTTTTTTGTGTCTCACTTGTCCTCAATGCACAAAAACAAAACAAACATGTCCCTTTTGACCCCAAAAAACAGCTTTCTCAATTTTTAATAGATGTTTGGGATAGCGAAAAAGGACTGCCTTCAGGAACGCTTCTACAACTCATTCAAACCAAAGATAGCTATTTATGGATTGGGAGTTATGATGGGCTTTTACGTTTCGATGGAAACACATTTGATTTATATACCAAAAATACAACAGATGTTTTAAAGACAAACAACGTTACTCGTCTGTCAGAAAGTAAGGACAGCACACTTTGGATAGGAACACAAGGAAGTGGATTGATTAGTTATAAAAATGGAGTATTCAAATCGCACGGATTAGAGAGTGAATATATTGAAGCTATCCATGTTTTAGATAATAGTGATTCGGCGTATATAGGAACTCGCTCTAGTGGCTTATTTATTTATGACATAAAGAAACAAAAATTTTCGCCTATTCTCTCAAAAGAGTTATCTTCTGAGTCTATTTATGATATTTTAGAATACCCTAGAGGTAAGTTTTGGTTAGCAACAAGAAAGCAAGGCGTTTTGACCTTAGAGAATAATAGACTTTTAAAGGTAGAATCTGAAGTAGAAAATGCTCGTACATTAAAATTATATTTAGATAAGAAAAAAACAATTTGGGCAGGAACATATGATGGAGTTTTGAAGTATGAAAACGAAAAGTTTGTTAGAAAATTTCCAGAATTAGCTGAAGAACGAATCCACGATATGAGATTTGATCCAGCAGGTAATTTTTGGATTGTTACTCGTAATAATATTTATCGTCATAATGTTTTGTCAAAAGAAATAGAACTCCTAACCACCGAAACAGATGAAGCATTTGATGATGTGCGTTCAATTTGGTTAGACCAAGAAGAAGATTTATGGATTCCGACAGCTAGACACGGACTTTGTCGTCTGCGTGATGGAAAATTTATAAATTATACTGTTCGTGAAGGACTTGCTCATCCTGCTGTTAATTCGATAGGAGCATATAATAAAACAGATGTTTTGGTAGGGACAAGTAATGGAACTATTCACCGAATAAACTCTAAGCAAAATAAAGTCTTCGATTATCCATTAAAAACAAATCTTAATGGAAATGAAATTTTTAATATTCGTCAGGATAGCGAAGCAACAGTTTGGATTGTTACTTATGATGGATTACTGAAAAAAGAAATTAACGGAAATGAAAAATTATTTACTACTAAGGATGGACTACCAACTAATGTACTTCGCTTGACCTATGAGGATACAAAAGGTCGTTTTTGGGTAGGAACAAGAGGAGAAGGATTAGTAGAATATAAAAAAGACAAAAAAACAGGCACAGATATTTTTGATAAAGTTGGTTTGGAAAGAGGATTTACGGCTGATTTTGTGATGTCTATAACAGAAGATAATAATGGAAACCTTTTGGTAGGAACAAATAATGGAGGGTTAGCTGTTGAAAATGGAAATAAATTTGATTTATTTACTGTTGAGAATGGATTACCTACCAACCTTATTTTTAATGTTCATTGTGATAAACAAAATGTAGTTTGGCTTGCTACTAATGCTGGTTTGGTGCGCTGGAAAAACAAAGAAGCATTTGTTTTTGATGGTTCAAATGGTTTGCCGAATGAAACTATTTTTGATATTGTAGAAGATGATAAAGGTTATCTTTGGTTTTCTTCAAATAGAGGTGTCTTGCGTATCAAAAAAAATGATCTTAATTCTTTAGCTGAAGGCGAAAACATAATTTTAGATTGGACACAATACGACAAAAATGATGGAATGCGCTCCGAACAATGTAAAGGAGCAACTCAATCTTTATTTTCTCCCGAAGGAATAATTTGGATTCCTACAAATAATGGAGCTTTACATATCAATCCCAATTTTTTACCTATAAATTCTCGTCGCCCACCTGTTTATGTTCAAAAGGTACTTTTGGATGATGAAACACTTTTAGAACCTTTAAAGGTAATCGTAAAACCAGAACAACAGCGTATAATCATTGATTTTACAGCTCTTAGTTTTCGTGCGCCCGAAAAGGTAAAGTTTAAGTACAAATTAGAGGGTTTTGATAAAGATTGGGTGGTAGCAAAAAATAATAAGAGAGAGGCGATTTATACTAACCTTCCAAATGGGAAATATACCTTTCAAGTTATTGCTGCTAATAATGATGGTGTTTGGAATAACGAAGGTGCAAGTATAAAAGTAGTTGTAAAACCACATATTTATGAAACACCTTGGTTTATTGGTTTGGTAATTCTTTTAGTAGGTGGAAGTATTTGGGGGATAGTCGCTGCAAGAACAAAAAGAATCAAAATGAAAGCCGAAGAGCTAGAAAAAACGGTAAAATTACGCACTGCCGAACTTCGCTCAACGAACGAAGAGTTATTGACCCAGCAACAGGTAGTTGATGAGCGAAATCTTATTATCGAAAAACAGAATAATAATATTATTTCTAGTATCAATTATGCAAAGCGTATTCAAGTAGCAATGCTTCCTACTCCAGAGCAAGTAGAAGAACTCCTTCCCGAATCTTTTGTTCTTTTCTTGCCTAGAGATATAGTCTCGGGAGATTTTTATTGGATAGAAAAGCAAAGCGAAAAAGTAATTGTGGCTACCGTAGATTGTACGGGACATGGTGTTCCAGGAGCTTTTATGTCCTTGATAGGAAATGATTTGATAAATAAAATGGTTGAAGATTACTCCATTACACAACCTAGTCTTATTCTTAACCTTCTCAATGAAGAAATCAGTAATATCTTAAAACAAAGAGAAACAGATAATCGTGATGGAATGGATATGAATATTTGGACGTGGAATCAAACATCTCGTACGGTGGAGTTTGCTGGAGCAAAAAATCCATTGATTTATATCAAGAATGGAGAGTTATATGAAGTAAAAGCTGATAAACTTTCAATAGGTGGAAACTATTATGATAAAGAAGGTATAAAATATACAAATCATTCTATCAAAATTGATTCTCCAACTGTCTTATACACTTTTTCTGATGGTTATCAAGACCAATTTGGAGGAGAGAAAAATAGAAAGTTTATGAAAGGCAAACTCAAAAAACTGTTGTTAGAAATTCATCAACGTCCTATGGAAAAACAACACCAAATCTTAAAAAAGACATTTGAAGACTGGAGAAATGAATATCCACAAATTGATGATGTACTTGTTATAGGAGCTAAAATTGACCCTAACATTTAG
- a CDS encoding toxin-antitoxin system YwqK family antitoxin codes for MKNQYSSKLYLIGYLFLFFGITHITFAQSKKQSFYKDGSLKAEGKEIKGNKEGYWFLYYPDGTTMAFEKYQYNKLNGTSKYYSPNGKLERKEIWINGMLQDSAFFYYPNGQLKRTGIYRDGAYEGLWLSYYEDGTLARRVFYTKGQLDGLVEEYFTDGSLIQSGTYKDGKKQGSWTYYDENAIVISRGVYKEGKKSGYWIHYDEQGKPKYEGKYEKGKVTGDWFYYKKGKRKTIKKKKLPIEDLEYEEETGS; via the coding sequence ATGAAAAATCAGTATTCTTCAAAATTATATCTAATTGGATATTTATTCCTTTTTTTTGGCATTACACATATTACTTTTGCTCAATCTAAAAAGCAATCATTTTATAAAGATGGTTCATTAAAAGCAGAGGGAAAAGAAATAAAAGGGAATAAAGAAGGCTATTGGTTTTTATATTATCCAGATGGAACTACGATGGCTTTTGAGAAATACCAATATAACAAGCTCAATGGGACTTCGAAGTATTATTCGCCAAATGGAAAACTAGAACGTAAAGAAATTTGGATAAATGGAATGTTGCAAGATTCAGCTTTTTTTTATTATCCTAATGGACAACTAAAGCGAACAGGTATTTATCGTGATGGAGCTTATGAAGGACTGTGGTTATCTTATTATGAAGATGGAACACTTGCAAGAAGAGTATTTTACACAAAAGGACAATTAGACGGACTGGTAGAAGAGTATTTTACAGATGGAAGTCTGATACAATCAGGAACATACAAGGACGGAAAAAAGCAAGGCTCTTGGACGTATTACGACGAAAATGCAATTGTGATAAGTAGAGGAGTTTATAAAGAAGGTAAAAAAAGTGGGTATTGGATTCATTACGATGAGCAAGGAAAACCAAAATATGAAGGAAAATACGAAAAAGGAAAAGTAACTGGAGACTGGTTTTATTACAAAAAAGGAAAACGAAAAACAATCAAAAAGAAAAAACTACCTATTGAAGATCTAGAGTATGAGGAGGAAACTGGGAGCTAG
- a CDS encoding acyl-ACP desaturase yields MNNILTLSPSRLEVMQHLESYVEKMNSKFLRPIDVNWQPSDLLPDASKLDFFDKVKDLQERARELSYDFWIVLIGDMITEEALPTYESWLMDVEGVNQGDKESPWTKWIRGWTAEENRHGDLLNKYLYLSGRVNMKQVEISTQHLIADGFDIGTATDPYRNFVYTSFQELATNISHKRVAQLAGTHDNSDLEKMCSMVAADEYRHAYAYMSFVEKILEVDPNEMLFAFEDMMRKKIVMPAHYLREIGGKVGETFKHFSDCAQRLGVYTAEDYVDIMEVLIKKWNIADLKDLNDTGEKARDYIMKLPARLLRVAERMKPDTSAGYKFKWID; encoded by the coding sequence ATGAATAATATCTTAACCCTTTCCCCTTCTCGTTTGGAAGTCATGCAGCACTTAGAAAGCTACGTGGAAAAAATGAATAGTAAATTCTTGCGTCCTATTGATGTAAATTGGCAACCTTCTGATTTGTTACCTGATGCTTCTAAATTAGATTTTTTTGATAAAGTAAAAGACCTTCAAGAACGTGCTAGAGAGCTTTCTTATGATTTTTGGATTGTTCTGATAGGTGATATGATAACGGAAGAAGCATTACCAACCTATGAATCTTGGCTAATGGATGTAGAAGGTGTAAATCAAGGGGATAAAGAAAGTCCTTGGACAAAATGGATTAGAGGATGGACAGCCGAAGAAAATCGTCATGGAGATTTACTCAATAAATATCTCTATCTTTCAGGGAGAGTAAACATGAAACAAGTAGAAATTTCTACTCAACATTTGATTGCTGATGGTTTTGATATTGGAACAGCAACTGACCCTTACCGTAATTTTGTTTATACTTCTTTTCAAGAACTAGCGACTAACATTTCCCATAAAAGAGTTGCTCAACTTGCAGGAACTCACGATAACTCTGATTTAGAAAAAATGTGTAGTATGGTAGCTGCTGATGAATATCGTCATGCGTATGCGTATATGTCATTTGTAGAGAAGATTTTGGAAGTCGACCCTAACGAAATGCTTTTTGCATTTGAGGATATGATGCGTAAAAAAATCGTTATGCCAGCGCATTATTTACGTGAAATTGGTGGGAAAGTAGGCGAGACATTCAAGCATTTTTCTGATTGCGCTCAACGTTTGGGAGTTTATACAGCCGAAGATTATGTAGATATTATGGAAGTGCTTATCAAAAAATGGAATATTGCTGACCTAAAAGACCTCAATGATACTGGAGAAAAAGCAAGAGATTATATCATGAAGCTTCCTGCTCGTCTTTTGCGTGTAGCTGAAAGAATGAAACCAGATACAAGTGCAGGTTATAAATTTAAGTGGATAGATTAA
- a CDS encoding ABC transporter substrate-binding protein, giving the protein MKIYPFYYSILFLLLFSCSSDKMTDKEKEDESAIEWQSTQIPTDSLFLAHATQFNSYSYPNFKILEVYDKNATVQQRYLLYKGETKPKTDLEYDVALQIPLKRIVSRSTKYATFISLLENVDNLIGFVGAKYVSNEEIRKNLDAGKIKEVGNDDGSGVNFEGLVSLEPDAIFTYDASLYGGTSNTQQKMKELGLPVIICNETLESSPLAQAEWIKFFGVLFEKEEKAAEIFNQVKSNYDSLKNLTATIKKENKPTLFFNAWYNETWFMPNGESYVAQFAKDAGAIYLWNDLEGTGASPLAIESVYDKAEQADYWFHASDWKNMNQLISSDRRFVSFKSVKNKNVFNHNKRQLKSGGNDYFESGVAFPDKILEDFIKILHPELIEKKELYFYENLK; this is encoded by the coding sequence ATGAAAATCTATCCTTTTTATTATTCTATCCTCTTTCTACTTCTTTTTTCTTGTAGTTCTGATAAAATGACAGACAAAGAAAAAGAAGATGAATCAGCTATTGAATGGCAAAGCACACAGATTCCTACTGATTCTCTTTTTCTTGCTCATGCAACTCAATTTAATTCTTATTCTTATCCAAATTTCAAAATTTTAGAGGTTTATGATAAAAATGCAACTGTACAACAACGGTATTTACTTTATAAAGGAGAAACCAAACCAAAAACAGATTTAGAGTATGACGTTGCCCTTCAAATTCCTTTAAAGCGTATCGTTTCACGCTCAACAAAATACGCTACTTTTATTTCTCTCTTAGAAAATGTAGATAATTTAATAGGTTTTGTGGGTGCAAAGTATGTTTCGAATGAAGAAATTAGAAAGAATTTAGATGCAGGAAAAATTAAAGAAGTTGGGAATGATGATGGCTCTGGAGTAAACTTTGAAGGTCTGGTCAGCTTAGAACCTGATGCAATTTTTACGTATGATGCTTCTTTATATGGAGGAACGAGCAACACACAACAAAAAATGAAAGAACTTGGTTTGCCAGTTATTATTTGTAATGAAACCTTAGAAAGTTCGCCTCTTGCTCAAGCTGAATGGATAAAGTTCTTTGGTGTTTTGTTTGAAAAAGAAGAAAAAGCAGCCGAAATTTTTAATCAAGTAAAAAGCAATTACGATTCCCTCAAAAACCTAACTGCAACTATAAAAAAAGAAAATAAACCCACACTTTTTTTTAATGCATGGTATAATGAAACGTGGTTTATGCCTAATGGAGAAAGTTATGTAGCACAGTTTGCCAAAGATGCAGGAGCAATTTATTTATGGAATGATTTGGAAGGAACAGGAGCTTCTCCTTTAGCCATAGAGTCGGTTTATGACAAGGCTGAACAAGCAGATTATTGGTTTCATGCGAGTGATTGGAAGAACATGAATCAGCTTATTAGTTCGGACAGGCGTTTTGTTTCTTTTAAGTCTGTCAAGAATAAAAATGTATTTAATCACAATAAAAGACAGTTAAAAAGTGGTGGAAATGATTATTTTGAGAGTGGAGTAGCTTTTCCAGATAAAATATTAGAAGATTTTATAAAGATACTTCATCCCGAATTAATCGAAAAGAAAGAGCTTTATTTTTATGAGAATTTGAAATAA
- a CDS encoding DUF2306 domain-containing protein encodes MYYLDFMFFHITTIIFVFFIGIILLVVKRGTKVYKIFGKVYIILMVIVTIITLSIPTVVEERLFNHFGWVHLFSLLVLYTVPITYLSIKKGNIKVHRRKMILLYFGALAVALVFTFSSVMFYETFFEEQWIHCS; translated from the coding sequence ATGTATTATCTTGATTTTATGTTTTTTCATATAACTACAATTATTTTCGTTTTTTTTATTGGAATAATTTTATTAGTTGTTAAAAGAGGAACAAAAGTTTATAAAATATTTGGAAAGGTTTATATAATTTTGATGGTAATTGTAACAATAATCACACTATCCATACCTACTGTGGTCGAAGAAAGGTTATTTAATCATTTTGGTTGGGTTCACTTGTTTAGTTTATTAGTTCTTTATACTGTTCCTATAACCTATCTTTCTATAAAAAAAGGAAATATCAAAGTACATAGAAGAAAAATGATTTTGCTGTATTTTGGTGCATTAGCTGTTGCATTAGTTTTTACTTTTTCGTCAGTTATGTTTTATGAAACCTTTTTTGAGGAACAATGGATTCACTGTTCTTAG